CTGGGACTGGGGCTCATGCAGTTCGTGACCGCATATCCGGCCTTTCTCAAATGTCTATCCCTGGCGGGTTCGTTATTCATCCTCCATGTCGGGTATAAAATCGGCTCGGCTGATCCCGAACTCTCCATCAAGGCGGCCCCCTGCCCCGACTTCAAGCAGGGGTTCCTCATGCAGTGGTTCAACCCCAAAGCCTGGCTGGCCTGCATCGCCGATATCTCCATGTTCACGGCCCCGGGCTCCCACACCCCGCTATTCCTCTTCTCCGGCCTCTATTTCACCATCTGCTATCTCTCCCTCGCCGCCTGGGTCGTCAGGGGACCCCGGTTCGGCGTAGTCCTCGACACCCGAAAGAAGATGCAACGCTTCAACATACTGAGGGGTTCGCTCTTGTGCCTGTGTGCAGTATATCTGCTGCTGACATCCTTGCTGACTTAACCCTCACCGACGCCGGTCATCGGTATATTTTGGGATAGACTCCGCGAGAAAAGGCTCAGGAGGAGAACCGGCCAAGTCGCTAAAGTCATTGGTGAAGCGGAAGGAGATTGCAACCACGATTTCTTGAATATCATCAAATGCCGCTGCCGACGTAGCGGTTCCCCCCCCTTTCCAGCCGTAGTGGGGAAAAGATCGGTACGACGAGCCGCCCGCCGAGGACGAATCCGGAAGGATCCGGCTCCGGCGGGCAGCTGAGTCGTGAGGTTGAGGGCCTGAGAAGGAGCCTCTCCGGGCCTTCGCAGTCTAGGGGGTGTAGCGAAGACGCCGGATGGTTGCGCTATTTCCTATTTTCCAAACCAGCATTTGGGCCAAGTGCAGGTGTGGCAGGCCATGCAGTAGCCGCCTTCACCCATACGGGCCAGTTCCCTGCGGGAGATTTCCCGTCCGGCCAGAAGCCGGGGCAGGATGATGTCCAGGAACGTGGTCTTGTAGTACAGGGCGCAGGCGGGCACGCCCAGCACCTGTACCCTGCCGCCGGTGTCCGTGGCGGGCAGGGCGCCCATTACGCTCATGGTTCCCGGGAGCACGGGCGCACCGTGTAAGCCATTGGTGAGGCCGTATTCCAGCAACGCCTGCCGGGTCAGATCGTCAGGATCAACAGACAGGCCGCCGGTGGTGACCAGAAGGTCGGCCCCGGCCGTGCGGATGTCCGCGATGGCGTCGCGCATCATGTCCAGGTCGTCCGGCACCACGGTGCTCTTGACCACGGTGCAGGAATAGGCACCGACCTTGGCGGTGATCACCGGAATGAACTTGTCCTCGATGATCCCCTGGAAGACCTCGGTGCCGGTCACCAGGATGCCGACCTTGGCCCGCCTGAGCGGCAGCACGCTAAACAGCGGTTCACTGCCGAGGACCTCAAGGGCCTGCCGCATCCGCTCTTCAGGCAGGAAAAGCGGGATGGCCCGGGTTCCGGCGAACCGGCTGCCCTTTCTGATAACTGTCCCGTCATGGCGCGAAGCGACCATGACTTCGGGCACCAGGTTGAACTGCTCCATGCGCAGGGCATCCACGCAGAGCAGACCGTCGCGGTCGGCGGCGAAGTCGATCTTGCCCTCGTGAGGGGGCAACCCGTAGCCGACACCGGGGCCGGCCATAGCCCGGGCGAAACACTCGGCCACCTCGTTCTCGTGCCGGGTTCCCTGTCGGGAGGCCTCCGCCGCGGCCGCGGGGTCGCGCACCGCCACATGGAAGCGCCCCATCTGCTGCAGGCGGCAGACATCGCCGATGGAGAGACGCTGGCCCGCCTTGAACTCCGGCCCCTTGAACTGGCCGGGTTCGATGCGCGTCATGTCGTGGGCGGCCTCCCGCCCCACGGCCTCGGCCACCGGGACCACGCGCAAGCCCGCAGGCATGCTGTCGGCCACCAGGGAGTGCATTGAGGTATAGGGGGCCTGCCCCTGGCAACCCCGGCAGATGGGACCGTCGTACCGGGGGTAGGCCTCGCCGCAAACCGGGCAGACCTCGATGGCGTCCATGGGCTTGTGGCCCAGGTATCGCTGTTTGACCGTCACCGACTCCATCCGGCAGATGGTGTCTCCGGCCCGTTCGATCTCCTGCTCCAGGCGGGCGACGTTCTGGTCCTTCTTGGGCTTGCGCTTAAAGAACCAATCCCGGATCTCGGGAAAGTCCTCCAGCTTCGACGGATCGATGCCGACGCGCACGCCCTCGCCTGTATACTTGTCGCCAAGAGAAACAGCGTATCTGCCCAGATTCGTCACTTTCATCCAATTGTTGCCGGTGCTGCACAACGTCAGCAGCTGAACGGCGTCCGGTAAACACTTGGTCGTTTCCACGACGGCCTCGAAGAGTGTCCCTTTCGGAAGATTCCGCTTGGCCATGGCAACCATGTATCCACCGATAAGCAGTCCGGGAGCCGCGTACCCATGGAAGTTCCGGGCCAGAGCCTTGAACTCTTCGAACGTATAACTTCCAATATTCATCTTTTCTCACCTATCTAATGCGCATCATGAGCGTGGCGATGATGCCCAGCACGAGGACGGGAATGATCAGGTAGCCGGCGGTGGCCCATCCATAATTTTCAATGAACATGCCGTAGATGCCGGGGCCGAAGAACATGCCCAGATTCTGGCCCACGGCAACAACGCTCAGGCCGATGCTCGCGTCTTCGGGATTACCCATGATTTCGGGACCGGCGGCAAAGACGCAGGTCGGGATGATGCCGATGAACACGCCGAGGGTCAGCATGTAGGCCGTCATGTATTCGACGGGCAACGAGAAGGGACAGAGCATAAGCAGGGCCAGCGCGATCAAGGCAATCAGCGTGGGCTTCTTGCGGGAGTTGATCTTGTCCGACCAGACACCGGCCAGAGCGCCGGAAACGATGCTGATGAGCATCAGCAGGCTGGCGGTAAAACCCGCCTTGGTCGGGCTCATTCCCAGGTGCGTTCCCATGAACGTAGGCATGAAGGAGTTGATGGTGATCTGACAGACGTTTTGGGCGAGAAAAGCGAAGGCCAGCAGCCAGATGTCCCGCACCTTCAGCTTCGCGAAGATGGACTGCAGGGTCGGCTCGCGGCCCTTGTCCTTGCAGTCCGCGCCCTTGGGCATGCGGTAGCAGGTCACGAAAAGAATCAAGGCGAAGACGGCGTAGCCCGTGCTGACCCACCACACCGGGCGCCAGTCACCGGCGCCGATCTGCGGGGCGACGTTGAACATGATGACCAGGCCGAGGGGAACCCAGGCTCCCCAGAGCCCCATGGCCGTGCCGAGCTTGGCCGGGGTGAACCAGTAGGAGATGGCCGCCGGTCCGACGATGGCGATGAGGCACATGCCGAGACCTTCGACCACGCGGCCGCCGAGCATCATGGCCGGCGACGTGGCGTAAACGCCCATGGCCGAGCCCACCACGAAGGAAAGCATGGCGATGGTCCCCGCCGTACGGATGCCGATCTTGCGGATGATGAATCCGGCGGGCAGGGCCAGAAAGATGGCCACCAGGGAAAAGACCGACATGAGCCAGCCCGCCGTGGCCAGAGAAATATCCAGGCTTGTGCAGAGTTGCTGCATCATGGGGGGGACCTTGAACTGGTTGATGGGGGCCGCGATACCGACGAAGAACACGACCGCCAGCATCCACCATGCGTACGGAGAATCAGGGCCTTTCGCTACGTTGCTCATTTCGTATCCTGTAATGTTATGGCTAAATGTTTTTGTTCCGGACAAACCTTGCGCTCATCCGTTCTCCTCCCGCCCCCTGGAGGCCCGCTCTCCGAAGAGAGCGGACCCGGGGGGTGGGGCAGGGAATGCAATGGGTCGATTGCATCGACAATTTATAGGAGAATGACGCCCACATTGACGCTGGCGCCCATGACGACCCGCAACGCCTTTTCCCGGCCGTCACTCAGGATCTTGAGCGTATATTCGCCGGAATCCACCTCGATGGCGTCGAACTTGAAGTCGCCGAACATGTCGGTCTGACAGGAATCGATTTCCTTGCCGTCGCGGGTCAATGAAACCCGGGCACCCTCGACAACGTCTTCGACCTTGTCGGCCACCCGGGCCACGCTGCCCGCAATATGGGCCTGCGTGTAGCGGAAGAGGTTTTTGTACCAGATTCGGGGATGGGTGCCGTACTCGGGATGCAGCACCTGGAGTTCCTCCCTTTCCGCGAGGTCCTTCATTTCGGGGTCGCTCAATTTGACGGCCTTGAGGCTCCCGGTGGCGCAAACCGATACGGGGCGGGGCTCCTTCCAGTCCACGTCAAGCAGATGAGCGTCCCAGCACCACTTCTGCGGCAGGTCCAGTTCGTCGTTCCACCAAATGTGGCCGTAAGGACAGGCCTTGACGAGGTCGCGCTGCCCCTTTGCCTTCTGGGGATCGATCATGACGATGCCGTCAGCGCGCTTGTAGATGGCCTTGTCCCTGGCCGCCTTCATGCACGGGGCGTTGTCGCACTGGTTGCAGGTGGTGAACAGGTAGGCCACGTCCATGAGGGAGCCGGAGCCCCGCTCCTTGGTGTCCAGCTGGATCCAATGGTGGCCGTGCCGGGGACAGGGCTCGCTGTAGCCCGGAAACCGGTTGCCCACATACTCGTCCAGCAGAGTCATGTAGCAGTTGTTGCAATTCTCGCATTTAGCGACATCAACAATGAGGTTCCACTTCCGCGAAGTGTTGGCGTTATTGGATTGTGACATGTTATTCTTCCCATTTACGGATTTCTATGAGGCACGAGTTGCTGGCCGTGGAGTGGGACTTCTTGACGATGGGCCTGCTCGGCGTGAGGATGTTGACGCAACCGCCGCGATCCGGGGATTTGCCCGGTTCGCCGATGGGAGCGTAGACAGCGGACGATTCGTAGGAATGCACCGTGCCCGCGGGGACGCGCTCGGTGAGGAAAGCGTACAGGATGACCGATCCACGGTCGTTGTAGGCCTCCACCAGATCGCCGTGGGCGATGCCGCGCGCCTTGGCGTCAACGGGGTTGAGGCGGACGATCCAATAGTGCCAGCCGTTCACCTCGACGCGGTGATCCTTGATGTCGTTGAGCCACGAGTCCTTGCCGTCCTGCATGGTATGGAAGCTGTACCGGTTGTGCGGCGAGATCAATTGCAAAGGGAAGCGCTTGTAGTCCTCGGAATGGTGGCCTTCCCAGGCGGGAATGTACTTGGACATGGGAGGCCGCTCGGGGTCGTTCGGGTCGTACTGCGTCAGGCTGGTCGAAACGAATTCGATCTTTCCGGACTGGGTCTGGAGTCCTTCGCGGAACTTCTCCGCATAATCGGCGGGCAAGGGGTTTACCTCCGGGACATCCTTGGAGCGGCCTTCATAGAACCAGTTCCAGGAAACCGGATCGCGACGTTCCTCGCACGGTGCGGGCACCACATAGTACCCCTTCTTGAGGAACTTCCTCCAGGATATGACCTGGGGCAGGTCCGTGGCGTCGAAGAGACGCTTGCACCAATCCAACTCGGTGCTGTTTTCGGTGAAGTAGCTTCCCAGGCCCAGTTTGCCCGCGATGGTGGCGAAGATCTCGTAGTCGGACTTGGATTCGCCCAGCGGCTCGATGCACTTATGCTGCATGGTCATCACACGGTGGTTCCACTGCGTGAAGCTGTGGTGAATGTAACCGCTGCAGTTGGCCGTTTCGCCGATATCCCAACGCTCGAAGTTGGTGCACGCGGGCAGGATGATGTCCGCGAACTGCGCCTCGCCCTCCATCCAGATGGACTGGTTGACGACGCACTCCAACTCGGGGCTGCGGTACATGTCGGCGTACCGGTTGGTCTGGCACATAGTGCCGAAGTGGGATCCGCCGTACTTCCAGTACAGCTTGACCTTGGAGTGTCCGGGCGAGGGGTAGTGGATCGGGAAGAACTGACCGCGAATGGTGGACGGGTCGGTCGGGTATCCGGTGGTCTCGCCGTTGAGGATGGCCTCGGGGATCTGTAGGCGCGGCACGCTCTGTTTGACCGTGTTCATGGTGACCAGCTGCGGCATGCGCTGGTACATGTTGATCATCAGGCCGGTGCCGGCCAGGTCGCCGGAGAGGCCGCCCTCGGAGTAGCCGGGAAAGAAGAAGCGGGTGTCCACCGGGGTGCCCTGCTGCAGGCAGCCCAGGTTGACGCCGGGTTTGCCGATGCCCTGCATGGCCATGAGGTAGACCATGCTGCGCGCCCATTCCACGCCGGTGGCGCAACGGCAGGCCGAGCCGAAGCCCTGAATGCCGCCGCAGGAAAGGTAGGTCCGCTTGGAGCCCCATTGACGGGCAAGGGCACGCACCTCGCGCGCGGGGATGGCGGACTCGGCCTCCTGCCACTCGGGCGTTTTGGGAATGCCGTCCTCTTTGCCGAGCACATACTCACGCCACTGGTCAAAGCCTGTGGTGCGGTTCTCGACGAACCACTTGTCGTACAGGTCTTCCGTGATCCAGACGTAGGCGATGGCCAGGGCCAGGGCGTTGCCGGTGGCCGGACGCGGCGCCAGCCACTTGCCGCCCATCAGCGCGGCCGTGTGGTTGTAGAACGGATCAATGTGCACGCAGGGAATACCAAGCTCCTTGGCCCACATGCGGCGGATGGTGCCCTCCTGGGCGCCGTACACGCCCGAGGTGGTCTCCGGGTCGCTCGACCAGAACACGACCATCTCGGCGTTCTTGAGCAGGTCCTCCACCGTGGAATACGTATCAGGAGCACCGTTGCGGATGGTGTTGCCCCAGTGGTGGGCGGCGCCCCAAAACCAGCCTTCCCAGCTGTCGGGGTTGTGATCCACATAGGTGCAGCCGATAATGTTGAAGAAGCGGCGGCGGCAGGAAAGCCAGTACCCCAGGTTGCCCCAGGTGTGGTGCGAGCCGGAGCCGTTCATGATCGCTCCGGGGCCGTGCACCCTCTTGACCCGCTTGATTTCGTCGGCAACGATCATCGCGGCCTCGTCCCAGGAGATTCGCTCGTAGCCGGAGATGCCGCGATTCTGGGGATTGCGCTCTCCGTTGGGATCGAAGTCCACCCGCTTCATGGGGTAGAGGAGTCGCTTATCCGAGTAGATGGTGGACTTCAGGCCCGAGGTGTAGGACGTCACCGTGGTTTTGCGGGGCGGAGTGAAGCTCTTGCCGTGGGCCTTGATGGTCCAGGTGTCGGCGTCGGTTTCATCAAATTCGATGTGAGTGATACGGATAATCTTGTCATCCTTCACGTAGACGAACACAGGGCCCGCATTGGTGTTGTTCACATACCGGATGGAGCCGTCCTTCATCGGGGTGCCGATCTTGGAAAACTGAATGTCGATGATCTCGGCCGTCAGCTTGGAGAAGAACATCAGCGCCTCGTCGTCGCCACGCGAGTCGGTCTTGAAGTTCTTGGCCATGTGAATGAACTGCATCCGAGTGTCGAAGTCCGGGAACGGGGTCATCAGGCGCACGGCCTCGCGGGCGCTGTCGAACAGCAGCGTCCCGTCGGGGGCGGCGTGAACGCCGCTCTTGGAAGTAACCTGCCCGTCCTGGAACGCGAACCAGCGCCCCCAGGACTTGTCCCGCAGCTCGATCTGAACCACGCAGTTCTTGCTATGTAAGAGCTTTTTGACCGCTTCGCTCCGTTTTGCAGCCGCCTTGATCGCGGTGGGCAGAGCCAGGAACCCGGTCTTCAATTTCGCCTTGGCCACTTTCTCGGCCATTGACGGAGAATACCGCATACGCACTCCCTTTGTTTTTTGTCGGCCATATGCTGCCGGAAGCTTCCGGACCGGCCGGTTGACCGGCGACCAACAGATGTTTATTGTTTTTTGTCCGCTATTCGGACAATATGCCCATTATATGGACAGAATTCATTTC
The Desulfovibrio sp. Huiquan2017 genome window above contains:
- a CDS encoding LysE family translocator — its product is MFISPGPVNMPIIASGTAYGFRRTFPFVSGATIGLIMLLLSLGLGLMQFVTAYPAFLKCLSLAGSLFILHVGYKIGSADPELSIKAAPCPDFKQGFLMQWFNPKAWLACIADISMFTAPGSHTPLFLFSGLYFTICYLSLAAWVVRGPRFGVVLDTRKKMQRFNILRGSLLCLCAVYLLLTSLLT
- a CDS encoding FmdE family protein; translated protein: MNIGSYTFEEFKALARNFHGYAAPGLLIGGYMVAMAKRNLPKGTLFEAVVETTKCLPDAVQLLTLCSTGNNWMKVTNLGRYAVSLGDKYTGEGVRVGIDPSKLEDFPEIRDWFFKRKPKKDQNVARLEQEIERAGDTICRMESVTVKQRYLGHKPMDAIEVCPVCGEAYPRYDGPICRGCQGQAPYTSMHSLVADSMPAGLRVVPVAEAVGREAAHDMTRIEPGQFKGPEFKAGQRLSIGDVCRLQQMGRFHVAVRDPAAAAEASRQGTRHENEVAECFARAMAGPGVGYGLPPHEGKIDFAADRDGLLCVDALRMEQFNLVPEVMVASRHDGTVIRKGSRFAGTRAIPLFLPEERMRQALEVLGSEPLFSVLPLRRAKVGILVTGTEVFQGIIEDKFIPVITAKVGAYSCTVVKSTVVPDDLDMMRDAIADIRTAGADLLVTTGGLSVDPDDLTRQALLEYGLTNGLHGAPVLPGTMSVMGALPATDTGGRVQVLGVPACALYYKTTFLDIILPRLLAGREISRRELARMGEGGYCMACHTCTWPKCWFGK
- a CDS encoding 4Fe-4S dicluster domain-containing protein, translating into MSQSNNANTSRKWNLIVDVAKCENCNNCYMTLLDEYVGNRFPGYSEPCPRHGHHWIQLDTKERGSGSLMDVAYLFTTCNQCDNAPCMKAARDKAIYKRADGIVMIDPQKAKGQRDLVKACPYGHIWWNDELDLPQKWCWDAHLLDVDWKEPRPVSVCATGSLKAVKLSDPEMKDLAEREELQVLHPEYGTHPRIWYKNLFRYTQAHIAGSVARVADKVEDVVEGARVSLTRDGKEIDSCQTDMFGDFKFDAIEVDSGEYTLKILSDGREKALRVVMGASVNVGVILL
- a CDS encoding molybdopterin-dependent oxidoreductase, translated to MAEKVAKAKLKTGFLALPTAIKAAAKRSEAVKKLLHSKNCVVQIELRDKSWGRWFAFQDGQVTSKSGVHAAPDGTLLFDSAREAVRLMTPFPDFDTRMQFIHMAKNFKTDSRGDDEALMFFSKLTAEIIDIQFSKIGTPMKDGSIRYVNNTNAGPVFVYVKDDKIIRITHIEFDETDADTWTIKAHGKSFTPPRKTTVTSYTSGLKSTIYSDKRLLYPMKRVDFDPNGERNPQNRGISGYERISWDEAAMIVADEIKRVKRVHGPGAIMNGSGSHHTWGNLGYWLSCRRRFFNIIGCTYVDHNPDSWEGWFWGAAHHWGNTIRNGAPDTYSTVEDLLKNAEMVVFWSSDPETTSGVYGAQEGTIRRMWAKELGIPCVHIDPFYNHTAALMGGKWLAPRPATGNALALAIAYVWITEDLYDKWFVENRTTGFDQWREYVLGKEDGIPKTPEWQEAESAIPAREVRALARQWGSKRTYLSCGGIQGFGSACRCATGVEWARSMVYLMAMQGIGKPGVNLGCLQQGTPVDTRFFFPGYSEGGLSGDLAGTGLMINMYQRMPQLVTMNTVKQSVPRLQIPEAILNGETTGYPTDPSTIRGQFFPIHYPSPGHSKVKLYWKYGGSHFGTMCQTNRYADMYRSPELECVVNQSIWMEGEAQFADIILPACTNFERWDIGETANCSGYIHHSFTQWNHRVMTMQHKCIEPLGESKSDYEIFATIAGKLGLGSYFTENSTELDWCKRLFDATDLPQVISWRKFLKKGYYVVPAPCEERRDPVSWNWFYEGRSKDVPEVNPLPADYAEKFREGLQTQSGKIEFVSTSLTQYDPNDPERPPMSKYIPAWEGHHSEDYKRFPLQLISPHNRYSFHTMQDGKDSWLNDIKDHRVEVNGWHYWIVRLNPVDAKARGIAHGDLVEAYNDRGSVILYAFLTERVPAGTVHSYESSAVYAPIGEPGKSPDRGGCVNILTPSRPIVKKSHSTASNSCLIEIRKWEE
- a CDS encoding MFS transporter is translated as MSNVAKGPDSPYAWWMLAVVFFVGIAAPINQFKVPPMMQQLCTSLDISLATAGWLMSVFSLVAIFLALPAGFIIRKIGIRTAGTIAMLSFVVGSAMGVYATSPAMMLGGRVVEGLGMCLIAIVGPAAISYWFTPAKLGTAMGLWGAWVPLGLVIMFNVAPQIGAGDWRPVWWVSTGYAVFALILFVTCYRMPKGADCKDKGREPTLQSIFAKLKVRDIWLLAFAFLAQNVCQITINSFMPTFMGTHLGMSPTKAGFTASLLMLISIVSGALAGVWSDKINSRKKPTLIALIALALLMLCPFSLPVEYMTAYMLTLGVFIGIIPTCVFAAGPEIMGNPEDASIGLSVVAVGQNLGMFFGPGIYGMFIENYGWATAGYLIIPVLVLGIIATLMMRIR